One stretch of Erythrolamprus reginae isolate rEryReg1 chromosome 7, rEryReg1.hap1, whole genome shotgun sequence DNA includes these proteins:
- the LOC139170020 gene encoding uncharacterized protein, translated as MLHSSKRLPSVRPVPAESLTLPEAYSLLAALMQFVAMVLLCVAIYMQKWVRLEPEKKPFRLYPSIMYTFGVPYKMNTTGNNTEEIYFFEKNPNWLRLTLITTCFLNLCFGVTAFLLDYREFHMRDKCRLALVSSFHFFSGLATTALVLMCVWCFQKVHSWFQDPKWKEQFMVVIYGEGFYIVLLAVACAIWAVVFTLCAIGLSSRLETPSKDPDTKK; from the exons ATGCTGCACTCCTCCAAGCGACTCCCGTCCGTCCGTCCGGTGCCCGCAGAGAGCCTGACCCTGCCCGAGGCCTATAGCCTGCTGGCCGCCCTGATGCAGTTCGTCGCGATGGTCCTCCTCTGCGTGGCCATCTACATGCAGAAATGGGTTCGGCTGGAACCCGAGAAGAAGCCCTTCAGGCTCTACCCCTCCATCATGTACACCTTCGGCGTTCCCTACAAGATGAACACCACAGGGAACAACACTG AAGAGATATATTTTTTCGAGAAGAACCCCAACTGGCTCAGGCTAACCCTGATCACGACTTGCTTCCTCAACCTCTGCTTTGGCGTCACGGCTTTTCTCCTGGATTACAGGGAATTCCACATGCGCGACAAGTGCCGTTTGGCGCTGGTCTCGTCCTTCCACTTTTTCTCAG GCCTAGCCACCACGGCCCTCGTACTGATGTGCGTTTGGTGCTTCCAGAAAGTACATTCGTGGTTCCAGGATCCCAAATGGAAGGAACAATTCATGGTTgttatctacggagaggggttcTACATTGTCCTGTTGGCCGTCGCCTGTGCCATCTGGGCGGTGGTCTTCACCCTGTGTGCCATCGGGCTGAGCTCCAGGCTGGAGACGCCCAGCAAAGATCCCGAcacaaagaaataa